In the Nomascus leucogenys isolate Asia chromosome 5, Asia_NLE_v1, whole genome shotgun sequence genome, one interval contains:
- the ANGEL2 gene encoding protein angel homolog 2 isoform X1, with amino-acid sequence MEAWRCVRKGYGHCVVGRGRYPMFPHHSRSLGRDWTTPWENLQRCCWNRHISSCMRWPGHYSRAPYPYFSSRHFSLNWRPPCLFESRTQFQYCNWRPDNLSQTSLIHLSSYVMNAEGDEPSSKRRKHQGVIKRNWEYICSHDKEKTKILGDKNVDPKCEDSENKFDFSVMSYNILSQDLLEDNSHLYRHCRRPVLHWSFRFPNILKEIKHFDADVLCLQEVQEDHYGAEIRPSLESLGYHCEYKMRTGRKPDGCAICFKHSKFSLLSVNPVEFFRPDISLLDRDNVGLVLLLQPKIPYAASPAICVANTHLLYNPRRGDIKLTQLAMLLAEISSVAHQKDGSFCPIVMCGDFNSVPGSPLYSFIKEGKLNYEGLPIGKVSGQEQSSRGQRILSIPIWPPNLGISQNCVYEVQQVPKVEKTDSDLTQTQLKQTEVLVTAEKLSSNLQHHFSLSSVYSHYFPDTGIPEVTTCHSRSAITVDYIFYSAEKEDVAEHPGAEVALVGGLKLLARLSLLTEQDLWTVNGLPNENNSSDHLPLLAKFRLEL; translated from the exons atacCCCATGTTTCCCCATCACTCGAGGAGTCTGGGCAGAGACTGGACTACACCGTGGGAGAATCTGCAAAGGTGTTGCTGGAACAGACATATTTCTAGTTGTATGAGGTGGCCTGGACATTACTCTCGAGCTCCTTACCCATACTTCAGTAGTAGGCATTTTTCACTAAATTGGAGACCACCCTGTTTGTTTGAGTCTAGAACTCAGTTCCAGTACTGTAACTGGAGACCTGACAACCTGAGCCAGACATCTTTGATTCATCTCTCTAGTTACGTCATGAACGCTGAGGGAGATGAGCCTTCATCAAAACGAAGAAAACACCAAG GCGTGATAAAGCGGAATTGGGAATATATATGTAGCCATGATAAAGAAAAAACGAAGATCCTAGGAGACAAAAATGTTGATCCCAAATGTGAAGACAGTGAGAACAAGTTTGACTTTTCAGTGATGTCCTATAATATACTTTCACAAGATTTACTGGAAGATAACTCTCACCTTTATAGACATTGCCGGCGGCCAGTATTACACTGGAGTTTTAGGTTTCCCAatattctgaaagaaattaaacattttgatGCAGAC gtACTTTGTTTACAAGAAGTTCAAGAAGATCATTATGGAGCAGAGATCAGGCCAAGTTTGGAATCACTGG GTTATCACTGTGAATATAAGATGCGGACAGGAAGGAAACCTGATGGCTGTGCTATTTGCTTCAAACATTCCAAATTTTCACTCTTGTCAGTGAACCCAGTGGAATTCTTCCGCCCTGATATTTCTCTGTTGGACAGAGACAATGTTGGATTAGTTTTACTCTTGCAGCCCAAAATTCCATATGCTGCCTCTCCTGCAATCTGCGTAGCAAATACGCATCTATTGTATAATCCAAGGCGAGGTGATATTAAGCTGACGCAATTGGCAATGCTACTGGCAGAGATTTCCAGTGTTGCCCACCAGAAAGATGGCAGCTTCTGCCCTATTGTTATGTGTGGTGACTTTAATTCTGTTCCTGGTTCTCCACTATATAGTTTCATAAAGGAAGGAAAATTGAATTATGAAGGACTTCCCATAGGAAAG GTATCTGGCCAGGAACAGTCTTCACGGGGACAAAGAATTTTATCTATTCCAATTTGGCCCCCAAACCTAGGTATCTCACAGAACTGTGTGTATGAGGTACAGCAGGTACCAAAAGTAGAAAAGACAG ACAGTGATCTGACACAAACACAGCTGAAGCAAACAGAGGTCTTAGTGACAGCTGAAAA aTTATCTTCAAATTTACAACACCATTTCAGCTTGTCATCTGTTTATTCACATTACTTTCCTGACACTGGAATTCCAGAAGTGACCACCTGTCATTCCCGAAGTGCCATAACTGTGGATTATATTTTCTACTCTGCAGAAAAGGAAGATGTTGCTGAGCACCCAG GAGCTGAAGTTGCTTTGGTTGGTGGCTTGAAACTTCTAGCTAGACTGTCACTTCTTACAGAACAAGACTTGTGGACTGTTAATGGACTTCCAAACGAAAATAACTCTTCAGATCATCTGCCTTTATTGGCAAAGTTCAGACTTGAGCTCTGA
- the ANGEL2 gene encoding protein angel homolog 2 isoform X2 — MFPHHSRSLGRDWTTPWENLQRCCWNRHISSCMRWPGHYSRAPYPYFSSRHFSLNWRPPCLFESRTQFQYCNWRPDNLSQTSLIHLSSYVMNAEGDEPSSKRRKHQGVIKRNWEYICSHDKEKTKILGDKNVDPKCEDSENKFDFSVMSYNILSQDLLEDNSHLYRHCRRPVLHWSFRFPNILKEIKHFDADVLCLQEVQEDHYGAEIRPSLESLGYHCEYKMRTGRKPDGCAICFKHSKFSLLSVNPVEFFRPDISLLDRDNVGLVLLLQPKIPYAASPAICVANTHLLYNPRRGDIKLTQLAMLLAEISSVAHQKDGSFCPIVMCGDFNSVPGSPLYSFIKEGKLNYEGLPIGKVSGQEQSSRGQRILSIPIWPPNLGISQNCVYEVQQVPKVEKTDSDLTQTQLKQTEVLVTAEKLSSNLQHHFSLSSVYSHYFPDTGIPEVTTCHSRSAITVDYIFYSAEKEDVAEHPGAEVALVGGLKLLARLSLLTEQDLWTVNGLPNENNSSDHLPLLAKFRLEL; from the exons ATGTTTCCCCATCACTCGAGGAGTCTGGGCAGAGACTGGACTACACCGTGGGAGAATCTGCAAAGGTGTTGCTGGAACAGACATATTTCTAGTTGTATGAGGTGGCCTGGACATTACTCTCGAGCTCCTTACCCATACTTCAGTAGTAGGCATTTTTCACTAAATTGGAGACCACCCTGTTTGTTTGAGTCTAGAACTCAGTTCCAGTACTGTAACTGGAGACCTGACAACCTGAGCCAGACATCTTTGATTCATCTCTCTAGTTACGTCATGAACGCTGAGGGAGATGAGCCTTCATCAAAACGAAGAAAACACCAAG GCGTGATAAAGCGGAATTGGGAATATATATGTAGCCATGATAAAGAAAAAACGAAGATCCTAGGAGACAAAAATGTTGATCCCAAATGTGAAGACAGTGAGAACAAGTTTGACTTTTCAGTGATGTCCTATAATATACTTTCACAAGATTTACTGGAAGATAACTCTCACCTTTATAGACATTGCCGGCGGCCAGTATTACACTGGAGTTTTAGGTTTCCCAatattctgaaagaaattaaacattttgatGCAGAC gtACTTTGTTTACAAGAAGTTCAAGAAGATCATTATGGAGCAGAGATCAGGCCAAGTTTGGAATCACTGG GTTATCACTGTGAATATAAGATGCGGACAGGAAGGAAACCTGATGGCTGTGCTATTTGCTTCAAACATTCCAAATTTTCACTCTTGTCAGTGAACCCAGTGGAATTCTTCCGCCCTGATATTTCTCTGTTGGACAGAGACAATGTTGGATTAGTTTTACTCTTGCAGCCCAAAATTCCATATGCTGCCTCTCCTGCAATCTGCGTAGCAAATACGCATCTATTGTATAATCCAAGGCGAGGTGATATTAAGCTGACGCAATTGGCAATGCTACTGGCAGAGATTTCCAGTGTTGCCCACCAGAAAGATGGCAGCTTCTGCCCTATTGTTATGTGTGGTGACTTTAATTCTGTTCCTGGTTCTCCACTATATAGTTTCATAAAGGAAGGAAAATTGAATTATGAAGGACTTCCCATAGGAAAG GTATCTGGCCAGGAACAGTCTTCACGGGGACAAAGAATTTTATCTATTCCAATTTGGCCCCCAAACCTAGGTATCTCACAGAACTGTGTGTATGAGGTACAGCAGGTACCAAAAGTAGAAAAGACAG ACAGTGATCTGACACAAACACAGCTGAAGCAAACAGAGGTCTTAGTGACAGCTGAAAA aTTATCTTCAAATTTACAACACCATTTCAGCTTGTCATCTGTTTATTCACATTACTTTCCTGACACTGGAATTCCAGAAGTGACCACCTGTCATTCCCGAAGTGCCATAACTGTGGATTATATTTTCTACTCTGCAGAAAAGGAAGATGTTGCTGAGCACCCAG GAGCTGAAGTTGCTTTGGTTGGTGGCTTGAAACTTCTAGCTAGACTGTCACTTCTTACAGAACAAGACTTGTGGACTGTTAATGGACTTCCAAACGAAAATAACTCTTCAGATCATCTGCCTTTATTGGCAAAGTTCAGACTTGAGCTCTGA
- the ANGEL2 gene encoding protein angel homolog 2 isoform X3, giving the protein MEGVIKRNWEYICSHDKEKTKILGDKNVDPKCEDSENKFDFSVMSYNILSQDLLEDNSHLYRHCRRPVLHWSFRFPNILKEIKHFDADVLCLQEVQEDHYGAEIRPSLESLGYHCEYKMRTGRKPDGCAICFKHSKFSLLSVNPVEFFRPDISLLDRDNVGLVLLLQPKIPYAASPAICVANTHLLYNPRRGDIKLTQLAMLLAEISSVAHQKDGSFCPIVMCGDFNSVPGSPLYSFIKEGKLNYEGLPIGKVSGQEQSSRGQRILSIPIWPPNLGISQNCVYEVQQVPKVEKTDSDLTQTQLKQTEVLVTAEKLSSNLQHHFSLSSVYSHYFPDTGIPEVTTCHSRSAITVDYIFYSAEKEDVAEHPGAEVALVGGLKLLARLSLLTEQDLWTVNGLPNENNSSDHLPLLAKFRLEL; this is encoded by the exons ATGGAAG GCGTGATAAAGCGGAATTGGGAATATATATGTAGCCATGATAAAGAAAAAACGAAGATCCTAGGAGACAAAAATGTTGATCCCAAATGTGAAGACAGTGAGAACAAGTTTGACTTTTCAGTGATGTCCTATAATATACTTTCACAAGATTTACTGGAAGATAACTCTCACCTTTATAGACATTGCCGGCGGCCAGTATTACACTGGAGTTTTAGGTTTCCCAatattctgaaagaaattaaacattttgatGCAGAC gtACTTTGTTTACAAGAAGTTCAAGAAGATCATTATGGAGCAGAGATCAGGCCAAGTTTGGAATCACTGG GTTATCACTGTGAATATAAGATGCGGACAGGAAGGAAACCTGATGGCTGTGCTATTTGCTTCAAACATTCCAAATTTTCACTCTTGTCAGTGAACCCAGTGGAATTCTTCCGCCCTGATATTTCTCTGTTGGACAGAGACAATGTTGGATTAGTTTTACTCTTGCAGCCCAAAATTCCATATGCTGCCTCTCCTGCAATCTGCGTAGCAAATACGCATCTATTGTATAATCCAAGGCGAGGTGATATTAAGCTGACGCAATTGGCAATGCTACTGGCAGAGATTTCCAGTGTTGCCCACCAGAAAGATGGCAGCTTCTGCCCTATTGTTATGTGTGGTGACTTTAATTCTGTTCCTGGTTCTCCACTATATAGTTTCATAAAGGAAGGAAAATTGAATTATGAAGGACTTCCCATAGGAAAG GTATCTGGCCAGGAACAGTCTTCACGGGGACAAAGAATTTTATCTATTCCAATTTGGCCCCCAAACCTAGGTATCTCACAGAACTGTGTGTATGAGGTACAGCAGGTACCAAAAGTAGAAAAGACAG ACAGTGATCTGACACAAACACAGCTGAAGCAAACAGAGGTCTTAGTGACAGCTGAAAA aTTATCTTCAAATTTACAACACCATTTCAGCTTGTCATCTGTTTATTCACATTACTTTCCTGACACTGGAATTCCAGAAGTGACCACCTGTCATTCCCGAAGTGCCATAACTGTGGATTATATTTTCTACTCTGCAGAAAAGGAAGATGTTGCTGAGCACCCAG GAGCTGAAGTTGCTTTGGTTGGTGGCTTGAAACTTCTAGCTAGACTGTCACTTCTTACAGAACAAGACTTGTGGACTGTTAATGGACTTCCAAACGAAAATAACTCTTCAGATCATCTGCCTTTATTGGCAAAGTTCAGACTTGAGCTCTGA
- the ANGEL2 gene encoding protein angel homolog 2 isoform X4, whose protein sequence is MSYNILSQDLLEDNSHLYRHCRRPVLHWSFRFPNILKEIKHFDADVLCLQEVQEDHYGAEIRPSLESLGYHCEYKMRTGRKPDGCAICFKHSKFSLLSVNPVEFFRPDISLLDRDNVGLVLLLQPKIPYAASPAICVANTHLLYNPRRGDIKLTQLAMLLAEISSVAHQKDGSFCPIVMCGDFNSVPGSPLYSFIKEGKLNYEGLPIGKVSGQEQSSRGQRILSIPIWPPNLGISQNCVYEVQQVPKVEKTDSDLTQTQLKQTEVLVTAEKLSSNLQHHFSLSSVYSHYFPDTGIPEVTTCHSRSAITVDYIFYSAEKEDVAEHPGAEVALVGGLKLLARLSLLTEQDLWTVNGLPNENNSSDHLPLLAKFRLEL, encoded by the exons ATGTCCTATAATATACTTTCACAAGATTTACTGGAAGATAACTCTCACCTTTATAGACATTGCCGGCGGCCAGTATTACACTGGAGTTTTAGGTTTCCCAatattctgaaagaaattaaacattttgatGCAGAC gtACTTTGTTTACAAGAAGTTCAAGAAGATCATTATGGAGCAGAGATCAGGCCAAGTTTGGAATCACTGG GTTATCACTGTGAATATAAGATGCGGACAGGAAGGAAACCTGATGGCTGTGCTATTTGCTTCAAACATTCCAAATTTTCACTCTTGTCAGTGAACCCAGTGGAATTCTTCCGCCCTGATATTTCTCTGTTGGACAGAGACAATGTTGGATTAGTTTTACTCTTGCAGCCCAAAATTCCATATGCTGCCTCTCCTGCAATCTGCGTAGCAAATACGCATCTATTGTATAATCCAAGGCGAGGTGATATTAAGCTGACGCAATTGGCAATGCTACTGGCAGAGATTTCCAGTGTTGCCCACCAGAAAGATGGCAGCTTCTGCCCTATTGTTATGTGTGGTGACTTTAATTCTGTTCCTGGTTCTCCACTATATAGTTTCATAAAGGAAGGAAAATTGAATTATGAAGGACTTCCCATAGGAAAG GTATCTGGCCAGGAACAGTCTTCACGGGGACAAAGAATTTTATCTATTCCAATTTGGCCCCCAAACCTAGGTATCTCACAGAACTGTGTGTATGAGGTACAGCAGGTACCAAAAGTAGAAAAGACAG ACAGTGATCTGACACAAACACAGCTGAAGCAAACAGAGGTCTTAGTGACAGCTGAAAA aTTATCTTCAAATTTACAACACCATTTCAGCTTGTCATCTGTTTATTCACATTACTTTCCTGACACTGGAATTCCAGAAGTGACCACCTGTCATTCCCGAAGTGCCATAACTGTGGATTATATTTTCTACTCTGCAGAAAAGGAAGATGTTGCTGAGCACCCAG GAGCTGAAGTTGCTTTGGTTGGTGGCTTGAAACTTCTAGCTAGACTGTCACTTCTTACAGAACAAGACTTGTGGACTGTTAATGGACTTCCAAACGAAAATAACTCTTCAGATCATCTGCCTTTATTGGCAAAGTTCAGACTTGAGCTCTGA